The Ignavibacteriota bacterium genome contains the following window.
TGAATCTGAGGACATTAGAAAGTTTTTAGAAGCAAATGGAATTATTGGCAAAAGCAAATCAATGTTATCAATTGGCGATAGTATAATCCGCTATGGCAGAACTGATTTAAATGTAATGATTACAGGTGAAACCGGAACAGGTAAGAAACTTGTTGCCAAAGCGCTTCATGCCGCAAGTCGCAGAGCAAAGAGCCCCTTTGTTACTGTGGATATACCCAATATCCCAAGGGAACTTTTTCAAAGTGAACTTTTCGGACATATTCGTGGCTCTTTCAGTGGAGCAACCGAAACCAAAAAAGGACTATTTCACGAAGCTAACAAAGGTAGTATTTTCCTTGATGAGATTGGTGAAATGACTCTCGATTTACAATCTAATCTTTTCATACCTATTGAAGAGAAAGTCGTCAGAAGAGTTGGCTCTGTACAAAGCGAGGAAGTTGACATCAGATTTATTTCCGCTACCGATATGGACTTGATGAAATCAATGAAAGAAGGAAAATTCCGTGAGCAGCTCTACCACAGACTTCGTGAATGTGAAATTTCTATACCTCCTCTTTCTGAAAGGCGCGAAGATATTCATGATATTATTGAATTTTATGTCAAAAAACATAATGATGATTTCAGTGAAAGCAAGTTTTTCTCTCCATCTGCCATTGAATTTCTATGTGAGCAGACATGGCATGGTAATGTACGCGAACTGGCAAGTGTGATAAGAGTTGCAATGCAGACTGTTCAGCATGAACAAATTGAAGTAACCGAACTTCACAAAATTATAAATTCTAAAGCAATGTTCCATACAAGTGAAGATCGTGCTAAAGAATTTTTCTCAGATGGCAGAACTCTCAAAGAGGATTTGGCTGAAGTTGATAAGAAAAAAATCGAATCTATACTTCAGAAATACAATGGAAACGTTAGTAAATCCGCTGCTATGCTTGGTATAAGCAGAGAAACCCTACACAATAAAATTCGACGTTACGATGTGGATGTACAATTGTTCAGAATCAAAACTAAAAGAAGTGATAATATTTAAATAATTCTTTTGATTTTTAATAATATTTTTTTATGAAATGAGTTTTTAAAAAGGAAATTCCTATTGGAGTTATTCATTCATAGGACAATAGATGAATAGAACCTACATCATCTCAATAAATGATTTATAAAATTAAGTAAATTTCTACATTCTACCAAAATAAAATGAAAATTTAAAATAGATTCATTTAGTAATTAATTGGATAATAGTGCCCTTTGTTGAATTGTGAAACCTCATTCTTAAATTGTGGAATTAAAGGAATGATAGATTCTAATTTGCTGTTGATACTATTCAAAACTACAACTGCTATATTGTATCTTTTTATACTTTGCTGACTTGAAATATTTTTGTCAATTGTTAATAATATATCAAAATTATTTATTGAGCAATTTTTTAGAAGCTCACCATTTTTTAAGCCACTCCATCCCATTTCAGCAACGGTATAAACTTCAAAATCATTAAGATAGGTCTTTAGTTTCTTGGTTATACATTCATCAAGCAAAATTTTCATTTAAAATACTATAAGTGTTTTCAATCAATTTTTCAGAAATTTCAAGGACTTTTAATACTTGTTCTTTTGTAACTGAATCAAAATCATCAATGAAACTATCAATTGTTTCGCCGGATTCCAAATAGTCGAACAGGTTCTTCACAGGAACTCTTGTCCCGGTAAAAACCGCAGTACCAGCCAAAATCTCGTTGTCAATATTTACAGGATTATTTGTCATAGAATTTTATCAAATAAATTTGTCATACAAAATATGACATAATGTTCAGGAATTTATTTTAATGATTTGGAAAACTGAACTAAAATACCTTTGAAGTTGTCAACCTGCAATTAACTTGAATAGAAGCTCAGAGTTTTATTTAACCACGTCACCCGCCATTGAGCCAAACGCCTGTTGGCAGTAGTTGTTCTCATTTCCGTTCTTCCATTTCTTCTTCAAGCCTTTCACGTCTTTCTTGAATTGCGTCAAATATTCGTGAACATTCGTCACCTGTGCAGTTAGCTGCAATAAATCGTCTCCAATCTTCAACAGCGTCTTCAAGTTGGAAAGCAATGTCTGTAAGTCTTTGTGAGGTTGCTTCACAGTCAGTTTGTATTTTTATTCTAACTGCCTTCATTTCTTCTTTTTCAAGTTCAGGCAAATCACACTTTGTTTTGTCGCAACTTGTTTTTGCGGTTGAAGCAAATCGTTTCACATTATTGTGTAATGTCAATAAGCGATAAATAACACTTTCAGCCTGTGGCAACCACTTATCACTTGCTTGTCTTGTGGCTCTTTCGGTTTCCTTAGTATAACCCAACCAAAAAGCTAAAAGAAATAAGAATAAACTGAACAACACTTGAACAATAGGAGTAAAGTCGTCAG
Protein-coding sequences here:
- a CDS encoding sigma-54-dependent Fis family transcriptional regulator; translation: MIVLIVDDNKDFSSTLADIVGSFGYETKTVHSPADAFNFTQRYHKSIGLALLDIEFAPEETLDGLDILEHIRKNYPSIPVVMISGKGTIESAVRATKLGAVNFIEKSIVSKEKIRNVLETSLATTDKKGESEDIRKFLEANGIIGKSKSMLSIGDSIIRYGRTDLNVMITGETGTGKKLVAKALHAASRRAKSPFVTVDIPNIPRELFQSELFGHIRGSFSGATETKKGLFHEANKGSIFLDEIGEMTLDLQSNLFIPIEEKVVRRVGSVQSEEVDIRFISATDMDLMKSMKEGKFREQLYHRLRECEISIPPLSERREDIHDIIEFYVKKHNDDFSESKFFSPSAIEFLCEQTWHGNVRELASVIRVAMQTVQHEQIEVTELHKIINSKAMFHTSEDRAKEFFSDGRTLKEDLAEVDKKKIESILQKYNGNVSKSAAMLGISRETLHNKIRRYDVDVQLFRIKTKRSDNI
- a CDS encoding DUF5615 family PIN-like protein; this encodes MKILLDECITKKLKTYLNDFEVYTVAEMGWSGLKNGELLKNCSINNFDILLTIDKNISSQQSIKRYNIAVVVLNSINSKLESIIPLIPQFKNEVSQFNKGHYYPINY
- a CDS encoding DUF433 domain-containing protein, yielding MTNNPVNIDNEILAGTAVFTGTRVPVKNLFDYLESGETIDSFIDDFDSVTKEQVLKVLEISEKLIENTYSILNENFA